The genomic DNA ACCCCGAAAGACTGCATCATCCATTCTGGCCAACCGGTTTCGTGCCCCTGTGCCATCTCGAGAGCGCTGCGAAGTCCGCGGATGTCGACCGGCGCGGGTTCTCCGACAAGTTGATAGGCTAGGCAGTAGGAGCCTAGAGGAAACCTTGCCGGGTGCTCGTCGGGAAAGCCGCCTCGGTCGAGAGTGTCCTTCCAAGTCTGCATGCTTGTGTGGGTCCACTCGTCGAGGATTGATGCCGGTAATGGGCCTTCCACAGGTAGAGGGCTTCCCAAGAGCACGGCACGTATGCTGGCCAGCATGTCCTCGCGCGCGTTCAGCACGCAGCGTCTAATCAGCCCATCCCACTCCTCCGGAGTCTGTGGCGATTCGCTCCGTGGTCCGTGTCGCCGTATGTAGTAGACGTTCTGTTGGACGTGCTGGTTGTTCGGCCCCCCACGTGCCGCGCGGACTGGAACGGCATGCCCTCCGTGAACCACCACCACGGGATACGCATTGCCAGAATCATCAGTCACGAGACGAACGTCACAGTGAAACTTGGGCGATGCATATCGCTCGACGACATTGTTCACGATGTCCTGCGAGTACTCGTTTTGCGGCCTGCGGCCAGCCCCAGGCACATAGCCCCCATCAGCCTCATCAAAGCCGATGACGACGTAGCCGCCTCCGTGGTTTGCGAGAGCCAGAAGAGCCTGAGCCAAGTCGGCTCTCGCGACTCCATCAGATAGATCAAGCCAGCCCTTTACCTCGATATCCAAGTCCTCGCGCACATGAACCACGAGGTCCCTGAGGCGTTCCGGCGACAAATCCATTGTCCAACTCCCCTCCTAATGCGCGAGCAGCCGCACCGAGGCTCATCGGAGGAGCAAGTCCCCCCGCAGGTCGCTTGCCCCCGTGAAGGGACTCCGCACCCAACTAATCGCGTACGGGTCCTGTCTCGAATTAGCCAGCTCGAGAAGTGAGTTGATCTCTGCTGCCTCTGGCGACTCGATGTACGGTCGCCTCTCGTCAAGCCAAGACAACGCTCGGTTCATAGCTCGCACGTCGAGTGGTTCGGCGTTGACCGCGATTCTGAGATCCCCGACGATCGAATGAATCAGCGCAACACGCATCTGCGGAAGAAGTGCGGGCAGCACGTCCACATCACCGTCTTCCGAAACAACGACGGCCACGCGACAGCCAGTAGGCAAACAGTACCTAGCGGCCGAATTGAACCTTGCACCGCGGGCAGGCGTACAAGCCTCAGTCGCCAACCCATCGAGAATCACTCCAACGGCATGACACTCCGCGTTGCCATCGCAGAGCACGGCGCCGTCGATCCCGGTCACCAATCGAACCGTCTCAGGCGATAGGGGCGTGGGTTGTACGGGCAGCGCTTGACCCGCAAGTCGGGATGCCTCGCTTTCAGCGTCGTTGGCAAAGACCACCATCGTTCCATGGCGTTGTTCGATAGCGGCACTGACGACAACCCACATGGCCTCAACCTGAGGCTCGGTGGAACCCAGGACTCGTCGTGCCACGTCTGCGAACCTTGCTCGGTCAACTCTCGGCCGGGGCAGTGAGGGGAGGCCGGACACAACACGCATGAGCACGTTGGAGTCGTGAGTGAGCTGCCAAGCCTGATGACCGGTGTACTCAACGATGAACGCGTCCTCGGCGCCCCAATCGAAGCCGGGCGCAACGTGAACAAGCCGAGTGATGACGTCACCTTCGCACTGAACGAGTGTCGAGTCGTCTGTCATCTCAAGCGCCTTGCGCGCCGCCCTCGTCACGGACATACGCACCGGCCTCTCAAACCGAACTACCTCTTCCAAATCATCGCGGCCTTGGCGCGCCAAGATCATTCGCCCCGTACTGGCCTCTCCTTCAAGTCTCTGTCCCGCGAGGCTAGTGCAATCGTTGAATAGCCTTTGGGCTAGGCCCAGCTGCCATCCGGGCGTGAGCATCAGTCTGTGGCCGGCCGCCCGAAGGAGAGCGTCAGGCGAGGCGGATACCTCGAATGGGCCGTAGCCTTCCCGGTCGGTGTGCAACCCAACTTGACACGCCGCAAAATATTCAGCGACCGCGCTATCAATGAGCGAGACTGCCACGCGCCAGTAGTCGTCAAATTGGCTGTTCTGTAGCGAGTAATAGCTCTCTACGACTGCACGGTCCAATTGAAGAACAACTAGTACATCGAATCCCCGAACTTTGACTGGAGCGGAAGCAAAGGATGTGCGGTCTGGAGAGCTGAGAGCCCCCAGAATCTCAAGTGCGGCAGACCGCACGGAGTCGGCCCTGATGCTTTCCGCATGGCGCTGTTGTTCCAGTGGGTGAGAGTGGAGTGTCTGGTTCGCTGGGTCAGATTCACGAATGACCTCAGCGCGCTCGTAGAAGCCCGCGAACTGGTCCCAGGTGTACCAGCAGTCGTCGGGGTCGACGACGATCGTCTCTTGGCCGTCAGCGGAACGTCCGAGTGCTAGAAGAAACACGTACGGCTGCAGCCTCGCGTCGAGCCGCTCCATGAGTAGGTCTGCAAGTACCTTCACGCCAATTCGAAAGTCGTGCTGCCAGCCCCAAACCACTTCCCCAGTATTAGCCACTTGCACCCCTCGCTTCTCGCCATTACCAAGAGCGACCCACTCGCAAACGTCCCGAGATCACGCACGCGGAGTTTCGGACTCGTTCTCGACCGCAGGGCCCCTGACCGATGCGTTCGTCCGCACGCGCTCCAGATAGTCCGCCGCACGACGGAGCAAGGCTGGGCTGTCCTTCATCTTGCCAAGTGTGAGATTGCACGGACTGCATAGATACCCTCGCACCAAGCCCGTTGAATGAGAATGGTCGACATCAGTTGCAGGTGCTCCACAGATGTCGCACGGCACACCCGCGTCCAACCGCGCCATTTCTTCGTCTGACAGTCCATATTTCCGAGATCGGTGCAGGTGTGCCGGGCACTTGTCATTCTGGACAGCGTAGCGCGTGCATCCATCGACAACACACCGCTTTGCTCCCAGCTTGCCGGCACGTTTCAGCTCCACGTAGTGCTGCGAACAGTAGCCCAGCTTCTCGGCTCGGCGTTCGCATCCGTCGGCAAGACAAGGGACGCCACCGAAGGCTCCAGCGGCTAGGGCCTCGGCGTAGTGTTCGCGGCACAACCCTCGCGCATGCTTCGGGCGACCACAACCAAGAGCGCTGCACTGTGCCTTGTGGAACTCTCCGCGAGCACGAGCGGCCGCATAGTGCGTGGAACAAAGCGAGCGACCGACGACCGGTTTGGTGCAGCCATCAACCGAGCACGGTGTTCCGAATTCGCCGTTCCGCTGCGCTTGGCCGTAGTGCTTCCCACACAAACCGCGTGCGTTGACGGGTCTGCCACAGCCATGCACGCTGCAGATGCTTCGAGCCAATCTCGTCCTCCGAGTCCCGTAGTCGTCCCCGTTCTCGCCAATATATCTCTTGAACGCAACTTCACGAGTTTCCACTGCGGCGAGTGGGATGCTGCGGAGCCGAACATGACCGAATTCGCGTCCCTGGCACTAAGGGGCGAGACGCCTTCGATGAGCTTGCTGGCGACATTTCGGACCGCAATAGAGGGCGCGCGTTGCGCTGAGTGCCGCACCGCATGTGGGACAGCTCTTGGCCATTCTTGAGGCATGTTCAAAGACCGCTATGAACTCCTCGAGCCGCTTCAGTCTCGTGGGACCCACGCTAGAAGGCGGCCCCATCAACGCATCCCGGACAATCGCGTCAACGGCTTGCATCACCCGCTGCTTGGTTTCATGTCTCGGCGCGCTACCGGCGATCAGCCGGTTCGTGGTCGACGCAGACACGCCAGCGGCCTCACGTATCTGGCGTGGCGCAATGAATCTCATCGCGGGAACGTAGTGAGTGAGAAACAGGTCATCGTTCCTCGGCTCGTATCGATTTCTGACCTGCACCGGATCGCGAACCAACCCCGCGTTCGCCTCGTCGAGTAGGTTGGACTCCTTCCCTATGTACTCGATTGACTGCACTTCGACATGGCGACGATGGAGCATCTCATTGCCCTGCTGCAGGCCCGACCTGCCCTCACTGTCTGCCATCTTCGTCTCGGGATGGGCGACGTATTCCCACGCGATGTCCGCGTACGCTTTGAGGGTCACCGCACCTTCGATGATCTCACCCACAGTGACGGGATAGTGCATGCCAGTGTGAATCTCCACGAACTCGAGTTCTCGCCATTTCGAGGCGTCCGCCACGTACGGAGCTACCAGAGTGAAATGCTTCGCGTCCTCGCCGAGGGGAAGTCCGAAAGGGTCAAGCTGAGCACAGACCATGAAGCTTTGAGGCGCGACCCGCTCTCGGAGGGGCTTGGAGCTGTTCGCTCCCTTGAACCACGACAGTTGTGCTGGCGAGCTGACGGCGAAGCGACTCAGTGCCGGTGCGTCGAATCCGGGAAGATCCGAGACTTTGAGCTCGATGCCCGCAAGGGCTGCTTCGATGATCCGGAACCACAGGTCGTACTGCCACCGCTTGGTTCCGACCTCTTGGAGAGGCACTGAGGGGTCTGGAATGTCGGGAGGCGACTGACCGTCCCTGTATGGCGGGACGAGGTGACCTAGGCGATGCGCCGACGCACGGCGCAGGATCGGGCGCCCGTCCTCATCGATGTTGAAGAGGGCGTAGCGCTTCGACGAGATCGCGAAGCAGTAGAGCGGTTCGATACGGCGTTCTTCCTTCGGATGTCCTATGCGGTAGTTCACCGATTCGGGCTCGAAGAGCGGACCGCCGCCTTCGTAGGGGTTTAATGGATCGAACCAGCTTGAGACGCGCAGCGCCCTCTCGACGAACTCCTCTTCGTTCATCCCCTCCGGCTTGGCAAGCGCCATGGAATCCGTGTCGCAGAAGACCCATGACAGCCCTTCGCGTGTCGCGAGGCACTCGGCAAGCGCAAGCATGAGGTGGGCACTCGCTGCGACGAACGTGGCGACGAGCGGATTGAAGTAGTGGCCGGGCTTCTCAACCAATCTCACATGTTGGTCGTACGAGTTCCCGTCAACGTCGAACGCGGTGACGACTCGTCCCTTGACGAAGCGTTCCACATTCAATTCCAGACCGATTCCGTACGCGGCAGAATTGGCGATGATCTTTGAAGCCAGCTGGTCAGCGTCAAGCCGGGCCGCAAGCGCGAAGTCGCCTGCATTGCGCGCGGCATCGCGTCGGATCTTGAGTCGGCACCGACGTTCGGTGAGCGCGCGGACGAAACTACCTGCGCGCGGATCGAAGAGGCCATCCGATCCCGGAAGCCGGACCTGAGAGAGGCCCGTTTGGATTCCTTGAGGCCGGAAGCGCCAGGCTCGATGCACTTTGGGCGCATGGCCGGTGAGAAGAGTACTCCCAAGGCAGTGCGCGATCGTGTAGACGTGCCGATGCGCACTGGACACGTAGCTCGTCGACACAGACGAGGCGCCCCGCTTGGTGAACTTGCAGCGCACTGGCAGTATGTCGCAGTCGGGTTCGATCTCGACGAGCGTCGTCAGATCTCCCCACAAATCGGGATCTCTGAGGCTTTCGGGAGTCACGTGATCGAGTAGTCGCTGTGTCGCCTCGGTCGCGTCTTCGACTTTGACGCTCTCGCATATGACGAAGTCCCAAAGACCGATGAGCGAGAAACCGGTCGGGTAGGCTGACAGGAAGTCGCAGCAGAATACCTGAGTGACTTGCTTCCTGATCTTGGTTTCGCACCGGCCACCGTAGTACGCCTCCATAAGGGCGGAAGTGACCCCGGGCGGCAGGTCGGAGGCCCGCTCTGCCCAGGTACGGATTCCCATCTCCTTGAAGTAGCCCTTGGCGACGCTTGCCGAGCTGTAGATTGCGGTGATGGGCGTTCTGCTCAGATTGAAGTCGAAGTAACGATCGCGCAGAGTGACGAAGCACTCCCACGTGGCCAAGACGTCAGTCATCGCGTAGTCGAGGTAGTCCTCGGTCAGCGTCTTGCCGTGGCCACCGCTGGCATGCTTGGTGTGGGCTACGCCGAGCAGGCGGGAGAGCGTCTCGAGGGAGTGCGATTCACCCGTCATCGCCGACGCAATAGTTCGGACGTCGACGAAGTGACCGCGATGGCGCGCGACGCTTCCACCCTTGTTCCAGTTGCGATGTTCAGCGCTCCGGCCATGTCCTGACGCGAGATCGATCAGCGAGGCGCGACGGTTGATGCGCTTCACCCGCACTCGTGGCCTCACTGGGTTCTCCGTCAGAACGTGAGTGAATCCGCCGCGCATGCGACGTTTGCTGCTCAGGGACCGAAGCGCAACGCGGGGGAAATCGAACGGGAGGTTGAAGCCGACGCAGAGCCCCGCGGCATCATCCACCACAGGGAAGAACACGCGGTTGATGAATCCGTTGCGGGTGCGAACCTTGTAGCCGTGCCTCTTAGCCCACGCCCGGAGAAGTCGCAGTTCATCGGGCGCAAGAGCATCAGGATCGTAGAAGACGCCGTGCTCCTGAATCTCATCTGTTTCGAGCACGAGGTACGTTCCGAACCGTAGGCTCTGCGCCTCATCGGTCGAAGTCTCGGTGTCGAACACGAGCGCGAAACCTGAGTGCGGCAAGCGCTGCCAGCCGGTTGTATCGGGCGACTTCCTCCCTGCGACTGCGAACGCGCGGACCGCGATATCGAGCGGCTCGGGTACGGGGACGTCCAGCGCGGAAGAGCTAGTCTTCTTCATCGGCGCCGTCCTCTTCTCCGCACGGAACCCAGTAGCGCGGACCGATCGTGGCGCGAAACTCCCGGTCCCTTGCTTCCAGCTGAGCCGGTAGCGGCTCGAGGAAGATGAGACCCTGCTTCACCAGGTCCACGAAGCCCCGAATGATTGCCGCGATTGTCAGCATCGGACTGCTATCAGGGTTTCGCAGGGTCTCGTCGGGCCATTCGCGCTGCATGTCGCTCAGTTCTCTGTGATCGTTGGCGTCCACCGTCATCGTCCTTTCGTCGTTATGGCGTCCTGCCACGTGGTGCTCTTCGGTTGGGGTCATTCCTGTCTCCGCGCGCCGACAGCGGTAGCAGATGATGTCCGGGGCGACACCGATGAGAGCGGCGGGCCGGTCCTCTCCGCAATTGGGGCAGACTGGGCCCGGCGCGCCGAGACGTCGCAGGTGTCCTTGGCGCCGCCGCTCATCGGCAAGCTTGCGTTGGAGGTAATCCATCGGCTCCCCTAGTCCTCGCCAAGGGCGTAGATATCATCGAAATCCAACTCTCCGCGATTTGCCCACTCATCAATGGCCAAGGGATCGGTTTCGAAGTAGTAGCCGCCCGCGGAGACACCCTCGAGCTTCGCAAGCGCTGAGGCGTCACTTGGAGGATGGGTGTAGCGGCGCACCGCGTCCCAGTACGAACCGACGAGCGAGCGCTGCCGCGAACTCGTTGTGCGGACGAGCTGCATGCCGTCCCGAGTGAGGATTCTCATTGGCACTGAGAGCCTGTCGCTCTTGGTCGCTTGGTAGCGCCCGGACGGCGCCTTGACCCAGGCGGAGGCCGTGTGTCTCAGCACTGTCTCGCGAGTGGTCCCGACCTGGCGAGCTGCCTCGGACGGAGAGAGATGTTCGGCACGAGCAATCGAAAGCGCGCGCAGGGCGGCCTGTCTGTCCCGTTCGAGCTTCAGCTTCATCACGTCAAACGCATTCGCCACAACTGCCCGGCGATAGGCGTCATATGAGGGGAAGACACGCCCCGCAAGCGGCCCGCTCTTGGGCCGGAATGGTTGATTGCGATCCGAACTCGACGTGCCCATTTCGGCACCTCCATGCGACTGGTTGGTGTGCGTTGCAACTACCTTGTAGTCCAACGCATTAGCCATGAGAAGCCCCCAAGAAGGGTCCCATGCTCAACTCTTTTGGTGTAAGATGTATCTATGGCTGGAGAGACACTGGGGAGATCAGGCGGCTACACGCCCGCGCAAATGGTTGCGGAGGCCGAGAAGCATGGCTTCAAGGCTTCTGAGCGCCTCATTTCCGACTGGGCAGAGCTCGGCCTGCTCGACGTGGCGGAGAAGTCCGGGCGCGGGCGAGCGCGCGGCATTGTCAGAACGCGTTCCGAGCACCAGCTCGACCTCTTCCTCTCCCTGCTGCGGCAACGTCAGCACGGAATCAACCAGGTCGGCACGCTGGCCAACGTTCCCGTGTTCATCTGGTTGAACGGGGGAGACAGTTACGTTCCGGTGCGTCAGATCGTACGCGCCCTAAGGACTTGGTCCGACCGGTACGCCAAGGCTGAGTGGTCGAATGCCAAGGGGGCCGCGCTTGGGTCGATCGCACCGTTCATCGACCCGGCCGCAACCGACGGAGCCAAAGAGGCCCTGCGTTTGGCGCTTGCCGCCGCGATGAACGGAGATGGTCGATTCGACCGCTTGCGCGTTGAATCGCTGCTGCGCGCGGTCATCGATCCCGAGGCAACTGGACGAGCTCCCGGGCCTTCCGGCGCCAATGTCACGCCCGAAGGCGTCGCCGCCCTGCTGGCTGCTCGCTTCGAAGCCCGTGCTCGCGCTCGCAGCGGCACAATCTCCGAGGCCGAGCTTCGGGATGCGCGAATGCTCTACCTCTACAGCCACGCGGCCTACGCAAAGGAGCAGCCGGGCCTCGCTGCCGACTTTCGCTCGCGGGGTCGATTCGCAGCACCGGCTCTGGATGAAGTCGCGAGCCGGGCGTGTTTGGATCTGCTTACCGCGGTCGGGCTGAACGCTGACCGACAGGTGGTCACGACGAACCAGGAGGCCGACGGGGCGGCGACACGGCCACCAAGTCAGTAGAGATCGCCCCCGCGACTGCGGACACAGCCCGGGGGCACGGCAACGGAAGGTGGGCTTCCGAATGCGGCTCGATACTAGCGCACCAGCGCGGATTGAAAGCCGGGCGGGCGTCATCGTGCTCGATGGCTACGGGATATCGGTCTCGGTTCGACGAGGCCAACTGGCCTTGAGCGATGGCATCGGAACGACACGTCGCGAAGGCAGATTCTCCAAAGCCACCGGCAACCTGCGACGCCTCGTCATCGTCGGTCACACGGGGGCGATCAGCCTCGAGGCGATCCGTTGGCTTCACGACGGGGGCGCGTCGCTCATTCAGATCGATCGGGATGCAACCGTTCTCTTCGCATCTTCTCGTCGGGGCCGCGATGATGCGCGCCTCAGGCGAGCTCAAGCGATTGCGCCCTACTCCGCGACCGGACTCGAAGTGTCTCGCGAGCTTCTTGTAGCGAAGCTTGCTGGACAATTCGATGTTGTGTTGACCTTGCCTGAATCAGGCGAGGCATCCGATCGGATTGGCGTGGCTGTGCGGTCGGCTCGGGAGGCAGGCACGCTCGACGAGCTCCTGCGAGCCGAGTCGGATGGCGCCACCGCCTACTGGGGCGCTTGGAGCGCACTAGTGGTTCGCTTTCCGAAGCGCCTCCTCTCATATCTCCCTGAGCATTGGCTCACATTCGGGCAGCGCAGCTCGCCGTTCTCCGGATCACCGAGGCGTGCCGCCAACCCTACTAACGCTCTTCTGAACTACCTCTACGCGATCTTGGAGGCAGAAACCTCCATTGCCTGCGCAGCGGTAGGGCTTGACCCGGGTCTTGGGTTCTTTCACCTGGACACGGCTAGCCGCGATTCGCTTGCGTGCGACGTGATGGAAGCCATCCGCCCCAAGGTGGATGCCTACGTCCTGAAGCTTCTGTCATCTCATACGTTCTCGCCAAAGGACTTCTACGAGGATCGCAAGGGCGTTTGCCGCGTGCTCGCACCGCTGACGCACGAGCTATCTGAGACAGCCCGGGTTTGGCAACTAGCCGTGGCGCCGATTGCGGAGCGGGTTGCGCAAATGCTCGCCGATTCGGTCCGGCAGGATGGGCCCGCGCTTGCCACCCCGCTTACACAATCGCGACGCCGCGCGTCTCAAGGACTTCCTCGTGTGCGCGTCGCAAAGCCGACAGGCGGCAAGCTCCGTGGTGTGTGCGAGGCATGCGGCGAGACCGTGCCGAACGCAGACCGACGTCACTGCGACGCGTGCGACGCGAAGCGCATTGCCGAGCAGGGGGCGGCACTTGTCTTACTCGGGCCCCAGGCCCTGCAACGCATGAGAGAAGAAGGACGCGATCCCGCGCACGGCGGAGCCCCGAGTCAGAAGCGCAGCGCCACTGCGAGGATGCGAAGAATCGCCGAAATTGACTGGGACCGGACGCATGATCTGGCCGACCCCGAGGAGTTCACCTTGGGCATCTTGCCGAAACTGGCTGATTGCTCACTGCGGGAGCTCTCCAAAGCCACGGGGCTGTCGCTCCGATACTGTTCGCTCATTCGCCGAGGCGAACGGGTTCCTCACGCCCGCCATTGGGCCGCGTTCAACTCGTTTGCCTAGAACTGAAATGTCGGTCCCGACTGCTATGCTTGACCCGTAGCGGCTGCGATGCCTCGGGAAGCGTTCCGCTCCGTACGACGCATCCAGCCCGCGCAGCTTGCCGATGCACCGGCCCCCCGTGCTTGTCACGGAGGGCACAGCGCGGGCAGCGGGGGGTCCACGCCGAAGAAGCTGCATCAATCGGGGAGCGGGTTTCTCGTGGACGGCAACACGTCAGCGACCCGTGCCGGGCTTGAATGGCGATCGCGTCGGGAGTAGAAGCAGGGGAAACGGAGAGGCCAGCATGGGCATCGACTATCGGCTGATTCGGGCAATCAACACCGGACGGTGTTTCGCTCTGGTCGGGTCAGGACCGTCGAACGAACTCGGCTTTCCGTCGTGGAGCGAATTGGCTGCCGGGGTCGTCGAGGGGCTGCATTCGGCCGACGTGGGAATTGACGAAGCCTCCTACGCCAAGTTCCTAGGTCAGAACAAGCTTCCAGAACTGTTCCGATTGGCGGAGCGCGACCTCGGTGATCGGGCTGAGCTGCTCCGCCTGATGGAATCGCTGACGGTACCGCGGCGGAAGGGTTCCCACCACCTGTACGACTACCTGGTGAGGTGGCCATTCGCCTGCTACCTGACGACCAACTACGACGACGAGCTCTCGGAAAGACTGGGGGCCGCAGGGAAGTACTTCACTGTTCTCCGCAATTCACGCGACGACTTGGCGACCATTCGTGAGGGTGTTACGGGGACCGTCTACAAGATCCACTCTGACTTCACGGAACCAGAAGACGTGGTAGTCACTAGCGAGGACTACCGTGGTCTCAGGCTAACCGGCCACCAGTACTACAGAGATCGGCTTCAGCAGGTATTCCAGACGTTCGACGTCTTGATCATCGGGCACAGCCTCGAAGACCCCGACATTGGGCTGGTCCTTGAACTGGCGAAGGAATCGGCGAGCGCCGAGCATCCCGTGTTCATGATCGTTGCGAACGCCACGAACGGAGAGATCGACGAGTACTTCGAGAAGTACAACATCATCGCCACCACATATCACAATGCAGAAGGGGAACGCCACAGGGGCCTCATCCGCCTGATGTCGCAAATCGACCTGTGGGTCGCGCCGGAGGTACCGGACCGTGTGCCCACGCACCGACCTGTCGGCGACGAGGAGATCGGCAGGGCAACTGGTCTCTTCTTGTACCGCAAGCTGGCACCCAGCGCAGACGATGCGCACATCCTCGATGCGGCCCTCTCGCCAGTGGTTCTTTCTGCGCTTGAGGAACATCGAAAGCTCCCTGGTATCTCGATTGATGAGATCGCAGCGCTGCCCGCGGTAACCGCGATAGCAGCTAGCGCGGGCAACCGTGACGCAGTTGAGGCAGCCTTGAATGAGCTTGATTCTCGTTCCCTCGTGAAGCAATACGATTCGCGCTACTGGATTTCCGAGTCCGGCTTGTCGCGCGTCGCACAGGTACGCGCCGTGCGACGACAGGTTGAGGACCAAGCTTTGGGACAGTTCGCACTGACGTTCAAGGAGGCCGCCGAGTCGCTCGGGGCCGCGGAAGTCACGACCGAACTGGCAAATAGCGCACGTGCCATCATCAGGGAGGCAGTCGCAGAAGTCTTCCAGCGTCGCGCTATGGCAATCACCAATCGAGTGATAGCGGGGCAATCGCTCGCCGCAGAGGACATGCCTGAGGTGTTCCGGGCGGTCAACAGAGCCTCCGGCGTGCTGGAAGATCGCGCCGTACGTGCCGCATTCCTAGAAGCGGGGCGTGATCTTCTCGTGACACCTACCGCCGAACAACAAGAGTATTTGGCGGCACTGTCCCAAGGCTACTTCTTGGAGCATCTACTGGGGCTTGATCCCGAATGTGCAGAGATTCGACGTGGGCTGTTTGACGACACCTTCTGGATTTGTGACTCAAGCGTTCTGCTACCACTTTGCGCGCTCGGGACACTCGACCATGAGTTTGCGCTTGATCTGTTTAGCCGATTCAGGGCTCGAGATGTGACGATCAATGCCACTTCGCGGCTGATGGGCGAAGTGTGGCGGCATCTCGAGTGGGCAATGAGCTTCGTGGAAAGGCATGGCGTCGACTCTATAGAGTTCATGACCGCTGCTTTGGACA from Coriobacteriia bacterium includes the following:
- a CDS encoding DNA polymerase, which encodes MKKTSSSALDVPVPEPLDIAVRAFAVAGRKSPDTTGWQRLPHSGFALVFDTETSTDEAQSLRFGTYLVLETDEIQEHGVFYDPDALAPDELRLLRAWAKRHGYKVRTRNGFINRVFFPVVDDAAGLCVGFNLPFDFPRVALRSLSSKRRMRGGFTHVLTENPVRPRVRVKRINRRASLIDLASGHGRSAEHRNWNKGGSVARHRGHFVDVRTIASAMTGESHSLETLSRLLGVAHTKHASGGHGKTLTEDYLDYAMTDVLATWECFVTLRDRYFDFNLSRTPITAIYSSASVAKGYFKEMGIRTWAERASDLPPGVTSALMEAYYGGRCETKIRKQVTQVFCCDFLSAYPTGFSLIGLWDFVICESVKVEDATEATQRLLDHVTPESLRDPDLWGDLTTLVEIEPDCDILPVRCKFTKRGASSVSTSYVSSAHRHVYTIAHCLGSTLLTGHAPKVHRAWRFRPQGIQTGLSQVRLPGSDGLFDPRAGSFVRALTERRCRLKIRRDAARNAGDFALAARLDADQLASKIIANSAAYGIGLELNVERFVKGRVVTAFDVDGNSYDQHVRLVEKPGHYFNPLVATFVAASAHLMLALAECLATREGLSWVFCDTDSMALAKPEGMNEEEFVERALRVSSWFDPLNPYEGGGPLFEPESVNYRIGHPKEERRIEPLYCFAISSKRYALFNIDEDGRPILRRASAHRLGHLVPPYRDGQSPPDIPDPSVPLQEVGTKRWQYDLWFRIIEAALAGIELKVSDLPGFDAPALSRFAVSSPAQLSWFKGANSSKPLRERVAPQSFMVCAQLDPFGLPLGEDAKHFTLVAPYVADASKWRELEFVEIHTGMHYPVTVGEIIEGAVTLKAYADIAWEYVAHPETKMADSEGRSGLQQGNEMLHRRHVEVQSIEYIGKESNLLDEANAGLVRDPVQVRNRYEPRNDDLFLTHYVPAMRFIAPRQIREAAGVSASTTNRLIAGSAPRHETKQRVMQAVDAIVRDALMGPPSSVGPTRLKRLEEFIAVFEHASRMAKSCPTCGAALSATRALYCGPKCRQQAHRRRLAP
- a CDS encoding endonuclease domain-containing protein — encoded protein: MELKRAGKLGAKRCVVDGCTRYAVQNDKCPAHLHRSRKYGLSDEEMARLDAGVPCDICGAPATDVDHSHSTGLVRGYLCSPCNLTLGKMKDSPALLRRAADYLERVRTNASVRGPAVENESETPRA
- a CDS encoding putative DNA binding domain-containing protein; the protein is MDLSPERLRDLVVHVREDLDIEVKGWLDLSDGVARADLAQALLALANHGGGYVVIGFDEADGGYVPGAGRRPQNEYSQDIVNNVVERYASPKFHCDVRLVTDDSGNAYPVVVVHGGHAVPVRAARGGPNNQHVQQNVYYIRRHGPRSESPQTPEEWDGLIRRCVLNAREDMLASIRAVLLGSPLPVEGPLPASILDEWTHTSMQTWKDTLDRGGFPDEHPARFPLGSYCLAYQLVGEPAPVDIRGLRSALEMAQGHETGWPEWMMQSFGVLPPSPIGTNSIACCLASLEQEDPSDCDFWQVATDGRAFLLRGYQEDRGVPNAPPGTGFDVIIPVWRVGEALLHSARLAAQLIEGPAQVRFRATWTGLSDRRLISVGRSFFARGTAHVPIVRSEVEYPVEAVRDTLPELVGRLIAPLHAAFDFYELSPMTIQGEIDSLRRR
- a CDS encoding diadenylate cyclase translates to MANTGEVVWGWQHDFRIGVKVLADLLMERLDARLQPYVFLLALGRSADGQETIVVDPDDCWYTWDQFAGFYERAEVIRESDPANQTLHSHPLEQQRHAESIRADSVRSAALEILGALSSPDRTSFASAPVKVRGFDVLVVLQLDRAVVESYYSLQNSQFDDYWRVAVSLIDSAVAEYFAACQVGLHTDREGYGPFEVSASPDALLRAAGHRLMLTPGWQLGLAQRLFNDCTSLAGQRLEGEASTGRMILARQGRDDLEEVVRFERPVRMSVTRAARKALEMTDDSTLVQCEGDVITRLVHVAPGFDWGAEDAFIVEYTGHQAWQLTHDSNVLMRVVSGLPSLPRPRVDRARFADVARRVLGSTEPQVEAMWVVVSAAIEQRHGTMVVFANDAESEASRLAGQALPVQPTPLSPETVRLVTGIDGAVLCDGNAECHAVGVILDGLATEACTPARGARFNSAARYCLPTGCRVAVVVSEDGDVDVLPALLPQMRVALIHSIVGDLRIAVNAEPLDVRAMNRALSWLDERRPYIESPEAAEINSLLELANSRQDPYAISWVRSPFTGASDLRGDLLLR
- the cas1 gene encoding CRISPR-associated endonuclease Cas1; the protein is MRLDTSAPARIESRAGVIVLDGYGISVSVRRGQLALSDGIGTTRREGRFSKATGNLRRLVIVGHTGAISLEAIRWLHDGGASLIQIDRDATVLFASSRRGRDDARLRRAQAIAPYSATGLEVSRELLVAKLAGQFDVVLTLPESGEASDRIGVAVRSAREAGTLDELLRAESDGATAYWGAWSALVVRFPKRLLSYLPEHWLTFGQRSSPFSGSPRRAANPTNALLNYLYAILEAETSIACAAVGLDPGLGFFHLDTASRDSLACDVMEAIRPKVDAYVLKLLSSHTFSPKDFYEDRKGVCRVLAPLTHELSETARVWQLAVAPIAERVAQMLADSVRQDGPALATPLTQSRRRASQGLPRVRVAKPTGGKLRGVCEACGETVPNADRRHCDACDAKRIAEQGAALVLLGPQALQRMREEGRDPAHGGAPSQKRSATARMRRIAEIDWDRTHDLADPEEFTLGILPKLADCSLRELSKATGLSLRYCSLIRRGERVPHARHWAAFNSFA